A genomic region of Sideroxydans sp. CL21 contains the following coding sequences:
- a CDS encoding carboxymuconolactone decarboxylase family protein, with protein sequence MKTVLVPTYEQASPANQALMHNLKKALTFVPNLYATFTHSDTALGTYLTLQSAKSSLSAKAREAVNLAVSEVNQCVYCLAAHTAVGKMVGFTEEQILDIRAGIAPFDARLDALARLVRNVMLNRGHTDTAVLQGFFDAGWNEGNLVDVMVVIGDKTIANYLHSTTRIPVDFPLASEL encoded by the coding sequence ATGAAAACCGTACTCGTACCAACCTATGAACAAGCTTCACCTGCCAATCAGGCACTGATGCATAATCTCAAGAAAGCGTTGACCTTTGTTCCGAATTTGTATGCAACTTTCACTCATTCAGATACCGCGCTGGGTACCTATCTTACCTTGCAAAGTGCAAAGAGCTCGCTGTCAGCGAAAGCGCGAGAAGCGGTCAACCTCGCAGTCAGCGAAGTCAATCAGTGTGTTTACTGTCTGGCCGCTCATACTGCCGTTGGAAAAATGGTCGGCTTTACTGAAGAGCAGATTCTGGACATTCGCGCTGGCATCGCGCCTTTTGATGCGCGTCTTGATGCACTGGCTCGTCTGGTTCGCAATGTGATGTTAAATCGCGGCCATACGGATACGGCCGTCTTGCAAGGATTTTTTGACGCAGGCTGGAACGAAGGCAACTTGGTGGACGTGATGGTCGTTATTGGCGACAAGACCATCGCCAACTACCTGCATAGCACGACCAGAATTCCTGTGGACTTCCCTCTAGCTTCCGAGTTGTAA
- a CDS encoding glucose 1-dehydrogenase, translating into MNKSTVLITGALTGIGRATAFAFAAEGHNIVVSGRSLEAGQQLAAELRRQGVDTEFLLADVTDEAQVETLIGNTIRRFGRIDVAVNNAGAEGELGPITGQSVANYRATFDTNVLGVLLSLKYELAAMQTQGSGSIINLSSIAGQVGMAGASVYVASKHAVEGLTKAAALEVAAAGIRVNAVAPGPVETAMLERFTGGNADAKAGMLAMMPAKRGAQPEEIAQTIVFLASDKALYLTGQSIAVDGGYTAQ; encoded by the coding sequence ATGAATAAATCAACCGTATTAATAACCGGCGCCTTAACTGGCATAGGGCGAGCCACGGCTTTCGCATTTGCCGCTGAAGGCCATAACATCGTTGTCTCCGGACGCAGCCTCGAAGCCGGTCAGCAACTAGCCGCCGAATTGCGCCGTCAAGGTGTGGATACCGAATTTTTGCTGGCCGATGTCACCGATGAAGCACAGGTCGAGACACTGATTGGAAATACGATAAGACGCTTCGGCCGCATTGATGTTGCTGTCAATAACGCGGGTGCAGAAGGCGAGCTCGGCCCGATTACCGGACAGAGCGTCGCAAATTATCGTGCGACTTTTGATACCAATGTTCTGGGCGTATTACTTAGCCTGAAATACGAACTGGCTGCCATGCAAACTCAGGGTAGTGGTTCCATCATCAATCTGTCCAGCATTGCCGGTCAGGTCGGCATGGCCGGCGCATCGGTCTATGTGGCCAGCAAACACGCAGTGGAAGGACTGACCAAAGCAGCCGCTCTGGAAGTTGCTGCTGCTGGTATCCGAGTCAATGCCGTGGCGCCTGGCCCGGTCGAGACCGCCATGCTGGAACGCTTTACCGGCGGCAATGCCGACGCAAAAGCGGGCATGTTGGCCATGATGCCAGCCAAGCGAGGGGCACAGCCGGAAGAAATTGCGCAAACCATTGTGTTCCTGGCTTCCGACAAGGCCCTCTATTTAACCGGTCAGAGCATTGCTGTGGATGGCGGCTATACAGCCCAATAA
- a CDS encoding LysR family transcriptional regulator yields the protein MDRLLAMQTFVRVVETGSFSAVAREQSSTQSAISKQVAGLEKYLGVRLLVRTTRAVTTTEDGLRYFEETRRLVAEIGEAESELRRGERALSGLLRVATSVGFGLRVLLPHIRSFMRNNPDVIVDLRLDDGFVDLIEQGIDVAVRIGTLGDSSLVARRIATSQRMLVAGRKYLEQLGPEQSAPQIPQDLLQHSCLLYTELGTRNQWEFSTADGSTVSVRVHGPLLTNNSEALRSCLRDGLGICYIPDWLISDLLASGEVIELMKDWLVKPIPVHLVSPAARKHSAKVRAFGDHIASILSSPSQPS from the coding sequence ATGGACAGACTCCTGGCGATGCAGACCTTTGTCAGAGTGGTAGAAACCGGTAGCTTTTCCGCAGTAGCGCGTGAGCAGTCCAGTACCCAAAGCGCGATCAGCAAGCAGGTGGCGGGGCTTGAGAAATATCTTGGTGTGCGCTTGCTGGTGCGAACTACCCGTGCCGTAACCACAACCGAAGACGGATTACGCTATTTCGAAGAAACCCGCCGCTTGGTCGCGGAAATCGGTGAAGCTGAATCGGAATTGCGTCGCGGTGAGCGTGCTTTGTCGGGGCTGTTACGAGTAGCCACTTCGGTCGGTTTTGGGTTGCGCGTGTTACTGCCGCATATACGCTCGTTCATGCGTAACAATCCTGATGTCATTGTTGACCTGAGATTGGATGACGGCTTTGTGGATCTGATCGAACAAGGCATCGACGTGGCAGTACGAATTGGTACGCTGGGGGACAGTTCTCTCGTAGCACGCCGCATTGCGACTTCGCAGCGGATGCTGGTGGCAGGACGTAAATACTTGGAGCAACTCGGGCCTGAGCAGAGTGCGCCGCAGATACCTCAAGACCTGCTGCAGCATTCCTGTCTGCTGTATACAGAATTGGGCACTCGCAATCAGTGGGAATTCAGCACCGCCGATGGTTCTACCGTGAGTGTTCGGGTTCACGGACCGCTGCTAACCAATAATTCTGAGGCACTGCGTTCCTGCCTGCGCGATGGTTTGGGAATCTGCTACATTCCAGACTGGCTGATTTCGGATCTATTGGCAAGTGGTGAAGTTATAGAGTTGATGAAAGACTGGCTGGTAAAGCCGATACCAGTCCATTTGGTCAGCCCCGCGGCGCGTAAGCATTCGGCCAAGGTCAGGGCATTTGGCGATCATATCGCTTCAATACTCTCATCACCTAGTCAGCCGAGCTGA